The Vanessa atalanta chromosome 6, ilVanAtal1.2, whole genome shotgun sequence region ttattattagttatgattaatataggaccacactaaaaactttttgtGAAGTTTTTGAATGTTTTGTGTGAATCGATGCCTGATCAAATTCTAAAGGTGAGTTTTCCCATTTCTCATTTCTATAATTTGcatttcgaatatattatttttatttgtttctattcaatatattatatatgatgttTAGTGATGTTGACGATAAAGACAagcttgtataataaatatgtatctaatatCTTCaaaccaattataattatttacatttgattatattgttataaaattgtaactatCTTTTCTAGCCAATGTCGTATATATCGAATTGTGGATGTGGATCATTCTAATTACATTGGGATTTTTTCATTGTAATCATGGATTTTATACCCAACTCCAGATGTGTGtgttattgtgtattttatctttaatttaggTTAATTATCACCATGTTTGGTGTCTGTATATGGGTTGTTAACTGAGCTTTTTGTCTATTCATATGAAATtatactgttatattattttctacttttaaaatacaaaattcttgATCTTTATTCCAGTATCcatttgtacaataaaatattaaaatttgttcttgtattattgttttatttatgaaataataaaggtataaataaaagtcattataataattaataattatttgtacattaaaacaaaattgaatgcttttaaaataaattatctaccGAAGTTGAAATTGCTTACTGGACATGATTTTCATCACTCAAGTCTTCTCAACTAAACTCTTACCtgtgaaaatatattgaaacattAGTGAATATTGCAGAAATAACTAGAATTTTAGGATAACAAAAGATTTCTTTGCCTGCTTATAGAGTCTAGACATGGAGGACTCGGCCTCAAGGCCAATAAAAGGTGTTCTATTAATGCAATTAGCTAGCTGAGCTATTCAAGGTTTTTAAGCTATCTTTTTATGTACTAGATTGGTAAATTAATAGATGCAGTACTGAAAAGgggataaaaatatgatatatatatattttttttaatggtctATACCAAGATTCTTTTTATCTTACCTGATATTACATTTTAGTCATTATgcagtatttttcttttttggatTTAACTCATATTCACAGTTAGCATATGCTAGACCTATTCCCATACCCATCCCAGCTATAACTGGCCATCTCCGCCGACCCAAGAATAAAACTGAAGATAGAGCCCCCAACATAACACCACTTCCTGCAAAgtaaatgcatatatattttctaacagtttcttattaataactatatcaaataagaataataatagatatcttACTATtatagatttgtatttttaaaaaggataTTGAATAgatgaatgttttaattatttaacgctATATCTGTCTTTTGGTATAAGAGTTACATGAATTATATGGCTTCTGTTCCTGATTACTAGACTCATTTTTAACCAAAAAACAAACCTACCAGTTTTAATGATTCCATCAGTTAGACACATGTCTAACTTCGCTGAGTAATCGTCTTCGACATCATTTTTGCCTTTCGTCATTATGGtagcttatattattaagttagaCACAATTTCTCTCCAGTAaagaattgtaaattatttgcaAAGTATGTAATAGAACTTTTACATAATTCGGCACTGAAAGTGAATTTGACAGATACACATGACATAATATGACTTAACCGAGAGCGAAggtaaatagtaataatcaaattttttatctcaaaataatataaaaaataattaaatcattgatGAATAGGTTAACAatcaagttattaattatttatgtaccacATCATGCATGTGTAAGTACTTTTTCGTTAGAAACGTTACAACTTAGAAGTGTAAAAAGaaacgtatttaaaatacagcTGAATTTCACATCTATGATTGTCAATTCAAAATCGACGTCTAAATCgaatttgacatttttttgGTACTCTCATACAAATGTTTGCAATTTTATGTTCATTCGACTTGTAATTTGAATCAAAATCCATTCTAATAAGGCTTAAACTTTTTCTGTTTCTTTAATTGTCTTTGACCTGTCGCgtgttgttattataaatactctCAGACTTAAGATTTTGTCATACTTTGTAACATTCATGTTACGCATTATTTTAAAGGAACAATGTGTTAGTCTGATTATTAAGTGCTAATCATGTTGTCGACTCGTGTAAATAAAGCCTATAGGCTGCAGCTAAAGTCTGTGGTAAGGCAGACAAGCACCACGCCAGATGCGAAATCCATTCAATCGCCGAATCCATCTAAAATTTCTAGTGATATGATAGGTCCACCAGACCCTGTGTCCAAtcttagaaaaattatattcaagaaACCTGATAATGAGACGTATTTAGAAGAAAGATATCGAAAATTAAGAATGGAAGTGCAGGAATGGAACCACAATTTTTGGGCTCAGCACAATTCTCGGTTTTTCGAGGTAATTTTCGTAATACATTACAATGTATcacatcataataaatttatatgtgactatttatataaacataaattctgTGAAatcttaatgtaatatatatatattagttgaataaaaatatcccTCTTACATCTTTCATGCAGTGCCAAAATTGATAGAAAACCTTAACATAAGTctcaaaaatgaaataaaatatgtgacaGTATTAGCAACACATCTAacaattctataattaaatatgattggattttataattattacataattgctATTGAAACtaactataaaagtatattactaaaatatatatggcaAAGCTtataaatttggaaattattacAGGAacgtgatttatatttaaagaataacttGCCTGAAGGAAAGGCAAATCTCACTGCTGATGAGATGAGTGTATTTTACAAAGCTTTTCTTGACAAAAACTGGAAGACGCATCTGACATATAACAAGGAGTGGTATAAAAAGAACTTAACTCTACTAAGTTTAGCTATACAAGTtagaattacaaaattatttcgaaCGAAAGAATCAAAGTAATTCCATATTTTATGTGTagcaatttgataaaaattagtcaaaaatttcatttgtacaaaattttaaatggttatttagttataagagtgtaatatattgtatagttaaaagtcattacttttaaaataataaaaaaaaatcctcaatatttgtttttatataattaatcatttggATAGGTTATAAGCACACGAGAGTggaatacaaattacaaaaaaaatacatcttataTGAGATTGTAGTTTTGTTaccattttattgtttaatataaaaatttaaaatgcaatgaAGCTATTTTATGATTGAAATCTTGTACAATTCatgattaaaagtaaagcttgataatgaaatgttacaaatagtaaaataaaatattttgggaaTTACTACTAGTATCAATTCAAACCTATACTCTTTTGATTAGatgaaaaagtttaaataatacagtaatagttgttttaatacatttattttgatgtaatgACATTCattgtcaattattttaaaactgctactaaatgtttttaaattatgtataaattgatGGTATATGATTTAAAGCTTTTTaagttagtaaaaaaatgtatattgcaTTCAAATGGCTAATTGGTATGGCTGTGACCATGTGGGTTTCATTATGTTCTCTAGACATATACTGGAAGAAAAGTATGGAAAGACATTTTGGTAAGTGTTCAGGGTGCCAATTTTATGGTACATTCCCAATTCTATTTCAATCCAACTTCTACTATTcttcacaaaaataaacctcaaCTTAATCGTTACTGAGGGCGATTTCTACTTCCATTTATATGATACGGGCTATGATACGAGCCCATTTATATTACGATAGAACTTCTACCGAATCACAACTAACTCGTTGTGTTTGGCAACCATTTCGTTTTATTCGATTGCGTTAAAGTGACAATTTGATAGTAGAATTGGCGCTCAGGATCTCCAGACGAACCGGGATATgtaatgtttcataaaattacatacactatttatatatcaatttcaGATAATGACCTTCAAAAGCTTTTGCTACCGTTCTACGAAAATACAAGTATTGTACAAGAAAACTTGTTTGAAccgaataatgaaataaatatctctattgataatttacataataatatttatcttcaattttttatctattttgttgGCGTCTGTATGGTTCTCATTATTAATAGAAAAGATGAAATTATAACCATAACGAAAAgaaaatttaactatttaaattatgatacatTTAAAGCCTATTTACGGTTTAAATTTATGTGTTTGAAAAAATCCGTCAAAGAAAGTAGggatactataataataattataaaaaatatatattcacggCTTAAAGTGAACAAAGTTCGtgacgttaattttaatttaattttgcttaatAAATTGAAAGAGTTAAACCAAGAGCACAGAAATTTAAGTGACATTTTAATACCCACAAtccaagaaaacaaaaatatgagaatgctgttatatttaaaatcagtatgtaataatgaaaacatagtttataatgtattatcacaaaaaacaataatggaGAACCGATCTATAAATGTGGGTTTCCAGAAATTGTATTTAGTGACTTACcgagaaaatattttgttaaaatcaacACTAAAAAACATAACACAAGAAAAAGAAGATGCTGaaagaaaacttattaaattagtaaatcgAGTTTGTCAATCAAAAAATAATGACCTCAAGGCTTATTGCAGTCAATTTATAgtacaaactaaaaataatttactgaatGGTGACGTAAAAgctgaaatacaaaaatttctCGAAAAATCTTCTGATGATGCTTATCTTCCAGTAAATAGAGTTTCTGatcaaattaattctttaaaactaatggaatttattaacaatgaaaaTACAATACCTACAAAAGAAAACGCCCcaaaattaaaaagtgcttTCGAAGCACAAGTTCAAAACTATATTTGGACAGTGAAAGATAAAGATGGAATTATTGAAAAACTTTACGAATATGAGAGTGACTTTCACAATAGCACAATGATCAGAAGAATAAGACAATATTCAGTATATTATGACACAGAAAATGTCGTAGACTTGTCTAAGTAAGCTTGAGCTGTTTGTCTGTAAACTACCGTACTACATATTGTATATCTAtgttttactactttttttctTCTTCCAGTTCTACGACGCTTATTGATAATCAAAAGGCAGATGTatcgaatttattttgtgtCACTAACCAAAGGTTCTTATCAGGTTCGCAAGCATTTAAAAATTTTCTGCAAAATAATAAGAGTATTGTCTTGAAACGATCAAGATCGCCTAATTCTACAATATGTATAGCGACTTAAGTTTGTGTTAATAGtgtccaataataatatatttgctattttgaaaataaataaataaacattgtctCTTAATTATGAAACCTAATATACGGTAATAAAAATTATCCACTGAATAGGGCCGCCAGATTTGGGTAAAAAGGCCGGACGGTGAACATCCTACATTATTGAAGATTTTGTGTCTCAGTATTAATAGatcggataaaaaaaaaagtatgtaaaaatCAAGCTTTTATGGTTATTACCATGATTCTTGTTAACttctaatgaaatataaaaaaagatcgaATGTATCCcttttgcaaaataaataaatataatgtaaaaagcCTAATAAAAGCCGGATACTGTTTGTTTTGGCCGGATACACAATCAAAAGCCTAAGGGCGTGGACTCATATCTACGGTGCAGCGCCGTTTGCCGTGCAACGGTACGCAACGGTACGCGTCACGGTATCGGTCATGCCATGTCGgtaattttttgcataaaatggtGGACGATTTAGATTTAGACTTTTTGATATCATCCAAATTGATAgtccataatttattataattttatatatcatatttataattttggtatACGTGTTGAGTAGGGTGCCGGTACACGACGCCGTGGCGCGGTACGGCGCCGTGCCATTTGCCGGCGGCGGTGCCGTACCGTTGCAGAGCAAACAGCGCCGCACCGTAGACATGTGTCCACGCCCTAACTATGCCCGCCTTTACCCGGACGTCTGGCAACCCTTCCATTGAAGCTTAAAATTACTCGTTATCatgtttgatattaatttcaaatacaagaaaaaacTACATCTGAATAAAacctagatttatttaaattttcaaggtAGATGTGAAAATGAAAATCTCTTTTATATGGCAATTTTTATTAACTAGCTGTCGAGTGGTTGTTATTAAGCGGCTTTGATTAATTTTGACTTTAACTATTTGTGTATCCGTAAAAACGTTTTTTGGGTAAGTATAGTttcgttaaatttataatggcttaaattattatacagttTCTGGATgtattttaactgaaattatacaagctatatacaattttgtgtttgtatactttttgtatatgtcaaaaaaatatttgacacttAAAAATGCTGCCATtacttattgcttttttttttagaattaaaatttatggcCCAAAGTCTTCATGAAATCGATTTAAGTTCGCTATCgtggaaaaatattaagaatgatAGCCTTGATCTCGAATATGCCGTAACGATCCCAAGGTCAATTGCTAATGCTTTATTAAAGGAACTTGAAGAAACTCTGTGTTATTATACTGGAGATCTAgcgaaaataaagtataattataaatttttatagattaatgtaatatatgtataaggatttatattgatatttcaaGCATAATATTGCATGAAAGCTTCGTTTTCAGCAAATACTTTTAGGAATATAGTCTTGTCATATAGATATATTCTATACtttatgtttgaattataatttatatattatttaaattcagagTTTTTGGTAAGATTTATCCGTTACCTCGCCAACAAGTGGCCTTTGGTGATCCTGGTATATCTTATACGTATTCTGGAATAACAGTTCCGGCCTTACCATGGACTCCTGCAATACTCAGTATAAGAGACTTTTTGTTCAAATTGAAGggtattaaatatgattttgtcTTGGTAAATAAGTAAGTCTCATAATCTcaagttttaataaatctcaGCTAAACTAACcacatgttattattttaagatactaTTTTTTCTTTGAAGGTACAGAAATGGAAACGATCACATGGGTGAACATAGAGACAATGAACCCGATCTTGATCCAAATTTTCCAATAGCTTCTGTTTCTTTTGGAGCGGAAAGACCGTTCATATTAAAACATAGAGATGCAAGGAAGCCAGGACCAAATAAAAAAGCGATACCAAAGAgtaagaacatattttatttattttaaatcttcatatttattaatcgtAACAGAATCATCAATGCTTCGTAATTTGAAAAACATGTAACGTAGAAGTCGAGACTCATATGTAACTGTTTGTTTAGCTTTATTATTTGCGTCTTCCTCTTGGAAAGGCGTTTCAATAACTGTACTGACACTTCGGCCGTAAGTTTCAGAACCTTCGAGAAATTGCAAACAATCCTTGATTGTATTGTCCTTAACAACGATCAAGTGCTTCGCCAGATTTTCtaagaaagataaaaaacatCTCTTTGCGTAAAACCACGTATCAGTGCCCAAGCGTTTGTTAAAAGGTTCTAAGGATTTGATTACTCTTGAAATCCCGAATTCGTAATTACCCTTAGCACAATAGAGAGTCCCTATAACTAGATTGACAatacataaatgataaaatttcttatgtgGATCTTCAAATATTTGCTGTTCTTCCTCCTTTTCAATCTTCCGCATAATATCTTCAGCTTCTTCATTTTGAGAAGTCATGATGTAGGACACACATAAATTCGCCAAAACTACTGCGCTTACATCTAAAATGTTATCGTACTGTTTTTTTACGATTGGTTCATAGAAGCTAGCGGCTTCTTTGTATTTGTTTTCTTGCATAAATAAAACGTGCGCTACATTTAAGCGCCATACATCGGATTCATTACAAAATTCGACGgattttcgaaatattttttcgaCTTGACCATAATTTTCCATGTCCCAATATATTTTGGCTTGAGCCATTACTACTGGAATGTACCTTTCTAAAGCTTCTTCATATTCAACTACAGCTTTTTTAACTTGGTCATTGTCTCCCTGAGATCGGCTCTCTTGTACAACTTTTGTAAGTTTTCTTAATTGTTCTGCATGCTTTGAAGCAATGTCTTCATATTTTTGAAAGGCTTCCTCGGGCGAAGTTTGGCTGGTTATAATAGCGTCTAAGAAATCGTATAAATATGGCGTCAAATATTTGTACGTAAATTGTGCGTTTTCAGCTAATATATCCGCAGCAAGATCGTAGTACTCAAACTTGCAGTATAAAAGCAGTAAATTAGCAAAAGTTTCTGGTGGGAAAGGATCTTGCTGAAGTAAGAAGTGGAGTTTTTCGAATCCGTCATTTGGCTTAACATCGATTGATGTAAGAGCCAAATTATGCAATGTAACAGCGTCTAATTCATGTTCGTGTCTAGGAGGCATATCGGACAACGCTTCTCTGGCTGCTTCAGTATTCTTCAATTGATATTCGATAGcagcttttaaattaaatacttcagTCAATGCTGTTTCATGAAGCGTCAACGTGTTACCGACCGATTTCACCTCTGACGTTTCAGCCTGCATACCTACTGCTAGTTCGGGATGATCCCTTATCCCCTTTTCAATGACTAAGGTTATGTGCTTCAGTGCTTGAGGATACTCTTTCAGTCTGAAGTAACATAAAGCCACATTGTAATGCAAATGGGCGTTAAAGCCTAATATGTTTAGGCTCCTCGAAAACTTTTGTAACGCTTCTTCATATTGATTTTCTTTGTATAACAAACATCCTAAGTTGATATCTTTATCCACGTCGTCTTGGGGATATGAATCGACAAGACTTTTTGCTGTAATTGTATCTTCTTCGCCGTATTTAATAGCGGATTGTAATTTCGTTACGTTTTTCTCTAATCCAGGTGCTGTTATTTGTATAGTAACTTTGTATGCCTCGTCGAACATTGAAGCTTCGTAGAGTGCTTgagcaaaataaaatttgtactcCGGAACATCGGGATGCATAGCGGTTAGTTGTTCATAGCAATTCGCTGCTTCTACGAATGATTGGGTTCTAAAATAGCAATACCCGAGTAAGGATAATCCGGCCCGGTTAGGATTGAAATTAATGGCATCGTTCAAAGTCTTGATTGCATCTTCGTATCTGGATTCCTTTatctaaaaaatgttaaaattgtatttaatatcttatctaTATACCAATGTATATGTACAGTAAATCTTTATTGTATCATTTATGGTCCTTTGTAAAATCGTAatcaaacttaataaataaacgactAACACGCAAAGGGATTctctaaaatatcataataatttacctaataaatatgtcagttataaaattaatactcatCGCcgtgaatgaaaataaattcatataattggcaaaaaagttttattttgtagccTACTTTAGTCGGTCAGTATGTCATACTTCATTTTATATCATCTTTTGAATTCGTGGTATTTTCCACCCTAAATCCCTGCCTTTGAAAACCCTACATATGTAACTTAAATCTCGTTAAACGGAATGCGCAGTGCAATAAGCTGTTATCATTCAACGGCACTTACcgataaaatattcgtttatcGTTTAAAAGTTCGCGTGTAAACATTTCCGCGTAGGTTGGGCACTTTTCAGGGTTGGGTCAAATTGTGCTATTGATAAAATcgattaaagatataaataaagtattatataggAACTCTTATTACACAATAGCAAGAGGATCAATCACCTTGTCTTGTggtgttatatttttgataacgaTTAACGGTCGTTTAACCTTgtttattacaacaaaatagtacttataatactaaattaaattctaatttaagaaaatattttaaaaagcatatttaaatttctataccattaatataatctcaaaccgaaaacttcaaatatttacaatttttgcaaagtgttttcattaatatttaatataaaaagatttgatgggataaaacaaatgtaataataaattttgtgaatATTGTTATTCTGTTAATTAGGAAATGAGATTTTGTGACCATTACACtgtattcatacatatatacctatatataaaagttcatagttaaaattataagaaaatacttGCCATGGAATAAATAGTTTTCGTATATTGTCCATCAGATATTTGTGCATATTCCATTGTTAGATACCTCAAATGATgcaaagaataaatattttctaattcgTTAGTAATCATTAACTTATCACATGTAACAAGTTTGTTTGTCAAATGTTGTCATGACAATGGTTtagaaattatgataatatttactgCTACTTTATGCTTATGTGCTTAGTCTCGTGATTACAAAACAATGTTTTGTAAtgattcaaaaattataatatttcagttaCAATCAATTTGGAGCATGGGAGTGTACTATTGATGAATCCACCTACAAATGAAGTGTGGTATCATAGTTTGCCTACTCGTAAAAGGATACTGGGTGCAAggataaatttaacttttcgtAAAATGCGTACAAAAAAGATTTCATAATAAAGTtatgttttgatatttcttttgttttaatgatattcctttttttaaattaaattgttattgaaacatatttttattattattaacagttaTTCACGTGTAATATCGgttaggtatatataaatgtgtataacttttataagataaaaaagattaatgACCGTCCAGGTTAAACATGAACCGTGAAACATATTAGatagaataacaaattttaacaataattaatatcagaATATATAACTATGCCTGTAGCATAGCATTGGCATAACGAAAATAGAGTATATAGTTGTATCGAAACAACCTGTAGTTGACCGTGAAAATATATCGATAGGAGTTATCGATGTAGAAACTATTGTTGATTTCAAGATTGTATCGGTTAACGGTTATATAGCGATTGTCAACTCTATTAAAACATTCTGCGTATTACGAACTGTCAGTCTgtcataatatgaaaaatatattattttgcaatGACTGTTGTGTCGTTTGACAGGTGGAAAGTTTTcctcttgaattttatttatttatttttgttataagtttaaacatctaaattaatttcaaggtatttaattattacataatcaaggatataaaatttgtaagccGTTTGTTTTGTAGAGGTGAGTGATCACGTACAATTCGTTTACTTGTATTCAGCTTACTCACAATAGTTATCGTAGACTCGTTCAAGTACATTTACGATAAGAATAGCCTATATAACGACGTTCAACGGCCACCGTTACTGCCGTAATATTGCGATGAAATATAACTCACACGCCGAAAGtggaatttgttttaattattactttcgaCAAAAATGGGCTGATATTTCGATTGAGTCGCTTTATGGCAGAATATTTGAGTGTcgtgtattaaaattaacttgatattttttgttgtattcatttatataaaatgtggtATGGGCATAATCTTCAAAGATCTTATAAGTATATGATATTTGCTAGTAAGATGCCGTCTCTCCGGATAGACCAAAGCGACTTGAAGTGCAAAAATGGCTGTGATTATTTCGGGAATCCTCAGTGGCAAGGCTACTGTTCTAAATGTCACCGAGAACTACTTCAGCGACAGAGGAGAGCaggtaaaacaataatatagagaatacataattatatttaatttacacaatAAAGTCTTCTGCATATTATCTTAGATAAGTGTATCTTTTTatgtaaagtattatattacttttttaattttaaaattattcctcACTCTACAATCGTAGTagactatattaatttaaaaagtttttattcaaatgatcacttgtatataaaatgttttttattttttaacaataaaaaaaacaaaaaacagttcaatatatatatttacaaatactgtTGAAATTAGGACATATTAAACATTCACTTTAATCtccagttatatttaaataataactttttaaatctgAGGTTGattcatgaatattttaaatatgtccaAAACCATTAGAGCTTCGTCCTTTCACTGGCATGTGTCCCAATCTATTTGAGGTTCAATACTCCTCTATTATTCTTTATCAAATTGTTCTCATATCCCTCACACACTCcatcaatgtttttttaggccataattaaaaaataccttaaaattatctttgtttGCTCCAATAATAATggttaaatattctatatataatgttttgacattaataaaagaaatttaaaagcaTATGGCAGGTCAACTATGGGTCTAGGGGTTTGGGCTTTTTTACAGGAAAATATACACCTTTTAGTAAGACGATTATGTTCTCTACTTCCAGAATGATTACGAAAGGTATTTTCTGTGTTGCCATAgggtattgtaatttttaaatatagactgCCAGAAaaagattttgttttgtttgtttttttttttttttttaatataataattatctacatCCTGGAATCAAATTATCATATTGTTGAAGTTTCAGACATTATGTATAGTACGTGAATTATCAACATGATTGATCGTGATCATCCTTGAGTTccatttatattatcataatgttaaattaatagttgaaatcaattaatcatttatatttatataggttaAGTTCACTTGTTCGTTATTGAAATTTatgagtataaatatttatcacaaatgatttatattgtttttagatacataatgttatttctaataattgGCAATAACTTGAGTTAAAGTTGCACCTATGTTTGGATAAATAAATTCCTAAGGTCCTCACAAAAGGGAGGGCTTTGGttattaatgttacatttttttttcatccaaaaaatatttttggtacatTGCACCAGTAGTACTAGGGGTACTACTAGGGGTACTTACACTTTGTTTTgttgcttatatattataaaacccaCCCAGATGAATCTGCCATAACTGAATTTAGAGATCAATATGAGATTTGTGGTTGTGATTTATGGGTCATTTGCCCGATCACCGATCaatgttataaaagaaaaaagtagcAGAAAAATCTAATTTCAATCAACTATACTATATTTGTCCAAGATCATTTTACTCAATtttgtactaataaataaaatttgattataaaccATTGTGT contains the following coding sequences:
- the LOC125064647 gene encoding COA8 family protein CG14806, mitochondrial, which gives rise to MLSTRVNKAYRLQLKSVVRQTSTTPDAKSIQSPNPSKISSDMIGPPDPVSNLRKIIFKKPDNETYLEERYRKLRMEVQEWNHNFWAQHNSRFFEERDLYLKNNLPEGKANLTADEMSVFYKAFLDKNWKTHLTYNKEWYKKNLTLLSLAIQVRITKLFRTKESK
- the LOC125064627 gene encoding tetratricopeptide repeat protein 30A — its product is MEYAQISDGQYTKTIYSMIKESRYEDAIKTLNDAINFNPNRAGLSLLGYCYFRTQSFVEAANCYEQLTAMHPDVPEYKFYFAQALYEASMFDEAYKVTIQITAPGLEKNVTKLQSAIKYGEEDTITAKSLVDSYPQDDVDKDINLGCLLYKENQYEEALQKFSRSLNILGFNAHLHYNVALCYFRLKEYPQALKHITLVIEKGIRDHPELAVGMQAETSEVKSVGNTLTLHETALTEVFNLKAAIEYQLKNTEAAREALSDMPPRHEHELDAVTLHNLALTSIDVKPNDGFEKLHFLLQQDPFPPETFANLLLLYCKFEYYDLAADILAENAQFTYKYLTPYLYDFLDAIITSQTSPEEAFQKYEDIASKHAEQLRKLTKVVQESRSQGDNDQVKKAVVEYEEALERYIPVVMAQAKIYWDMENYGQVEKIFRKSVEFCNESDVWRLNVAHVLFMQENKYKEAASFYEPIVKKQYDNILDVSAVVLANLCVSYIMTSQNEEAEDIMRKIEKEEEQQIFEDPHKKFYHLCIVNLVIGTLYCAKGNYEFGISRVIKSLEPFNKRLGTDTWFYAKRCFLSFLENLAKHLIVVKDNTIKDCLQFLEGSETYGRSVSTVIETPFQEEDANNKAKQTVTYESRLLRYMFFKLRSIDDSVTINKYEDLK
- the LOC125064702 gene encoding uncharacterized protein LOC125064702, with the translated sequence MCLKKSVKESRDTIIIIIKNIYSRLKVNKVRDVNFNLILLNKLKELNQEHRNLSDILIPTIQENKNMRMLLYLKSVCNNENIVYNVLSQKTIMENRSINVGFQKLYLVTYRENILLKSTLKNITQEKEDAERKLIKLVNRVCQSKNNDLKAYCSQFIVQTKNNLLNGDVKAEIQKFLEKSSDDAYLPVNRVSDQINSLKLMEFINNENTIPTKENAPKLKSAFEAQVQNYIWTVKDKDGIIEKLYEYESDFHNSTMIRRIRQYSVYYDTENVVDLSNSTTLIDNQKADVSNLFCVTNQRFLSGSQAFKNFLQNNKSIVLKRSRSPNSTICIAT
- the LOC125064703 gene encoding DNA oxidative demethylase ALKBH2-like, which produces MAQSLHEIDLSSLSWKNIKNDSLDLEYAVTIPRVFGKIYPLPRQQVAFGDPGISYTYSGITVPALPWTPAILSIRDFLFKLKGIKYDFVLVNKYRNGNDHMGEHRDNEPDLDPNFPIASVSFGAERPFILKHRDARKPGPNKKAIPKITINLEHGSVLLMNPPTNEVWYHSLPTRKRILGARINLTFRKMRTKKIS